In a genomic window of Candidatus Chazhemtobacterium aquaticus:
- the rplF gene encoding 50S ribosomal protein L6 codes for MSRIGTQPIHIPDSVTVSVEGQLITVKGPLGQLSQVIPQSIKPTCKDNQITFTRSANTPEIRSLHGLARALVNNLITGVTQGFTKELELVGTGYRVAKAGDKISLSVGYSHPIEVEPTPGVNLEIEGNNKIIIKGIDKQLVGQLAANIRAIRPPEPYKGKGIRYSGEVVRRKAGKAAKATA; via the coding sequence ATGTCACGCATAGGTACTCAACCCATCCATATTCCCGACTCAGTCACTGTTAGCGTTGAAGGGCAGCTTATTACCGTGAAAGGCCCTCTTGGTCAACTTTCCCAAGTTATCCCCCAGTCCATCAAGCCGACCTGTAAAGACAACCAGATTACATTTACCCGCTCAGCCAATACTCCAGAAATCAGGTCGCTTCATGGCCTCGCCCGTGCTCTTGTTAACAACTTAATTACCGGCGTCACTCAAGGGTTTACCAAGGAGCTTGAGTTAGTTGGCACTGGTTACAGGGTCGCCAAAGCTGGTGATAAAATTTCTCTTTCAGTCGGCTATTCCCATCCTATAGAGGTAGAGCCAACACCAGGAGTCAATCTTGAAATTGAAGGTAATAATAAAATCATTATCAAGGGCATTGATAAACAGTTAGTCGGCCAACTAGCCGCTAATATTCGTGCCATCAGGCCCCCCGAACCTTACAAGGGTAAAGGTATTCGTTACTCTGGTGAAGTTGTTCGTCGCAAAGCCGGCAAAGCCGCCAAAGCAACCGCCTAA
- the rplR gene encoding 50S ribosomal protein L18 — MTIKHHLNQKTKRAIRVRSKIHGTASRPRLSVSRSSQHLQAQLINDDQRLTLLGLSTSTLKKTKNLTKTDLAKQLGTEFAKLALKQDINQAIFDRGGNRYHGRIKAFAQSARDAGLKI; from the coding sequence ATGACTATCAAACACCACCTTAATCAAAAAACCAAACGAGCCATTCGGGTCAGATCCAAAATCCACGGAACTGCTTCTCGCCCTCGTCTCTCCGTTTCTCGCAGTAGTCAACATCTACAAGCCCAGTTAATTAATGACGATCAACGTCTTACCCTTCTAGGCCTATCAACATCTACTCTTAAAAAAACTAAAAATCTAACTAAAACAGATCTTGCCAAGCAACTTGGAACCGAGTTCGCCAAACTAGCTCTCAAACAAGACATCAACCAGGCTATCTTTGACAGAGGTGGTAATCGTTATCATGGGCGCATTAAAGCCTTCGCCCAGTCAGCTCGAGACGCAGGCCTTAAAATTTAA
- the rpsE gene encoding 30S ribosomal protein S5 → MATHTQDNYKPTEEFDQKVLQVRRVSKKTKGGNRISFTALVIVGDHKGKVGVGLGKAPDVKAAVSKGARLAKRDMVNLPLVEGTIPHRIEYKFGAAKVLLKPAPSGTGVIAGGSVRAVVEAAGVKNIVGKILGNNNKMSNVYATLGALRAIETMSIKSSHRQTLTK, encoded by the coding sequence ATGGCAACACACACACAAGACAATTACAAACCAACTGAAGAATTCGATCAAAAAGTTCTTCAAGTTCGCCGTGTGTCCAAGAAAACAAAAGGTGGCAATCGTATCAGCTTTACTGCCTTAGTCATTGTCGGCGACCACAAAGGCAAAGTCGGCGTTGGCCTTGGTAAGGCTCCAGACGTTAAAGCTGCTGTCTCAAAGGGAGCCCGTCTTGCTAAAAGAGATATGGTCAATCTTCCCCTTGTCGAGGGCACTATTCCTCACCGCATAGAGTACAAATTTGGAGCAGCTAAGGTCTTACTTAAGCCCGCCCCTTCCGGTACTGGTGTCATCGCTGGAGGATCAGTACGAGCCGTTGTTGAAGCAGCTGGAGTCAAAAATATTGTCGGCAAAATTCTTGGCAACAACAATAAAATGAGCAACGTTTATGCCACTCTGGGTGCGCTCAGGGCCATAGAAACCATGTCTATTAAGTCATCCCATCGTCAAACACTTACCAAGTAA
- the rplO gene encoding 50S ribosomal protein L15 has product MSLLNQLPPVKSKPKRRLGRGYGSQKGGHTSSRGQKGQKSRNKLPIWFEGGQLPLIRRTPFIKGKSRFNSLKPKPVTITLDELNAFKANSTVDLKSLSTTLRLSSQQLLNQGAKILASGQIKKALIVKVPASKTAAKAIQKAGGRVE; this is encoded by the coding sequence ATGTCACTTCTTAATCAACTACCACCAGTTAAATCCAAACCAAAACGGCGTCTTGGTCGCGGTTATGGTTCTCAAAAAGGCGGCCATACCTCCTCACGTGGACAAAAGGGTCAAAAGTCTCGAAATAAGCTGCCCATTTGGTTTGAGGGCGGCCAGCTACCCCTTATTCGCCGTACTCCATTCATCAAGGGTAAATCGCGTTTCAATAGTCTCAAACCTAAACCAGTCACCATTACTCTTGATGAACTCAACGCGTTCAAAGCCAACTCTACTGTTGATCTTAAATCTTTATCAACCACCCTAAGACTTTCCTCCCAACAGCTTCTTAACCAAGGTGCCAAGATCTTAGCCTCTGGTCAGATCAAAAAAGCCCTAATTGTTAAGGTACCCGCTTCAAAAACTGCTGCCAAGGCTATTCAAAAGGCCGGCGGACGAGTAGAATAG